The following are encoded together in the Labeo rohita strain BAU-BD-2019 chromosome 17, IGBB_LRoh.1.0, whole genome shotgun sequence genome:
- the fam98a gene encoding protein FAM98A: MEFTDILDSLEDLGYQGPLLEDGALEAAVTGGAASPEFTKLCAWLVSELKLYCKLEENVQATNCPSEAEGFQLEMSGLLSELCCPYPALITGEVTKRLLNANNCLLLLSFLISELESSRMILVNRPQTKVQETGGSKVFMELKGICMALGMSKPPANITMFQFFSGIEKKLKEALSKVPPSHIGEPLMKKPLGPVHWEKIEAINQALVNEYEVRRKMLLKRLDVTVQSFGWSERAKTHSDKLSKVYQPLRVALAAKTRVSVAHLFAAREDLSKILRTSSGHIREKTACAINKVLMGRVPDRGGRPNEIEAPPPEMPTWQKRQDGPQGGGGGQYYSGGGGGRGGGRGGYDQQQGGRGGHERGGGGRGGRGDHRGGKPQGNWQDGSGGGGYQGHYQDGGYRGGYGGGGGGGGYQGGQQGSGYQGGGYQGGQQGPGYPGGGGYQGGGGGYQHEGYYQDGGRHQERGGRGGRGGRGRGGGRGQGGGWSGRGGQNFNQGGQFEQFFQQGGHQYNQAGFGQGRQFTS; the protein is encoded by the exons ATGGAGTTTACTGATATTCTTGATTCTTTAGAGGACCTGGG ataCCAGGGTCCACTCCTAGAGGACGGAGCTCTTGAGGCGGCTGTGACTGGTGGTGCTGCATCTCCAGAGTTCACTAAACTGTGTGCCTGGCTTGTGTCTGAGCTGAAGCTCTACTGCAAACTAGAGGAGAATGTGCAGGCGACCAACT GTCCGAGCGAGGCTGAAGGGTTTCAGCTGGAGATGAGTGGCCTTTTATCTGAGCTGTGCTGTCCATATCCTGCTCTCATCACTGGAGAGGTCACCAAACGTCTCCTGAATGCAAACAACTGCCTGTTACTGCTaa GCTTCTTAATCTCCGAGCTTGAGTCATCTAGGATGATTCTGGTAAACCGGCCCCAGACAAAGGTGCAGGAGACGGGCGGCAGTAAAGTCTTCATGGAGCTGAAGGGCATCTGTATGGCTCTGGGCATGTCCAAACCTCCTGCCAACATCACCATGTTCCAGTTCTTCAGTGGTATTGAGAAAAAG CTAAAGGAGGCTTTGTCCAAGGTCCCTCCGTCTCATATAGGAGAACCTCTAATGAAGAAACCATTGGGCCCTGTACACTGG GAGAAAATTGAAGCAATAAACCAAGCACTTGTGAATGAGTATGAAGTCAGAAGGAAGATGTTGCTGAAACGACTTGATGTGACGGTGCAGTCCTTTGGCTGGTCAGAAAGAGCAAAG ACACATTCTGATAAACTTTCAAAAGTGTACCAACCTCTCCGAGTGGCGCTGGCTGCTAAAACCAGAGTGTCTGTGGCTCACCTGTTTGCTGCTAGAGAAGATTTATCAAAGATCTTGAGAACCAGCAGTGGTCACATCAGGGAGAAAACAGCCTGTGCCATTAACAAG GTCTTGATGGGTCGTGTTCCTGATCGAGGAGGGAGACCCAATGAGATCGAAGCTCCACCTCCAGAGATGCCCACATGGCAGAAACGACAAGATGGTCCACAAGGGGGCGGTGGAGGACAATACTACTCCGGTGGCGGAGGAGGAAGAGGTGGTGGACGAGGTGGCTACGACCAGCAGCAGGGTGGCCGTGGGGGTCATGAGAGAGGAGGTGGTGGTAGAGGTGGGAGAGGAGACCACCGTGGAGGTAAACCACAAGGAAACTGGCAGGACGGCTCTGGCGGAGGTGGATACCAGGGTCACTACCAGGATGGTGGATATCGAGGAGGATATGGCGGCGGAGGAGGAGGCGGTGGCTACCAAGGAGGCCAACAGGGATCGGGATACCAAGGAGGAGGCTACCAAGGAGGCCAGCAAGGACCGGGGTACCCAGGAGGAGGAGGATATCAGGGCGGAGGTGGGGGTTACCAGCACGAAGGCTACTATCAGGATGGTGGACGACACCAGGAGAGAGGAGGAAGAGGTGGACGTGGGGgtagaggaagaggaggaggaagagggcAAGGAGGAGGATGGAGTGGAAGAGGAGGGCAGAATTTTAACCAAGGTGGGCAATTCGAGCAGTTCTTTCAGCAAGGTGGGCACCAGTATAACCAAGCCGGCTTTGGCCAGGGAAGACAGTTTACTAGCTGA
- the si:ch211-195b21.5 gene encoding serine/arginine repetitive matrix protein 2, with translation MYRGTSNPDYHRPPVPPSGFGHPAASFGPLPFCPPFGVPPGPRYCAPPPGPPPGRPYGAGNENYNREFYETRPFTSHTADQSGSTLISSLVTPSNQNQLGHSSQNWSTQSLDEQNQEVRKKAEEFLRILEASDRIELPGDKSDNVTADKHPSQTRSRSRGRSRPRSRSRSRGRSSGRSRARSRGKSRARSRTRSRSRSRGKSRTRAKSRARSRSRSRSHGKSGTSSKSQSRLSPSQTKQSSRGTTEGSHSSSSASSGMSLGGSAMPDLFHGLRQILQNKDLDKHLPLVKNALLRSQNTDDTRGMYLPNQSAVRGFQNPELRSEPETSAELSYGSLLPHERAGGDSSSYSNILSWNTPNQQPETKPAFQSVEDEEKFLYGEEEERSKPQAVTVPLAQTRSVRSPVHHLSKEHQTHCLQEPKTHAVPASVQPAASGTTKVTPEECEKVRNLLRTIGLNPGMADICKMAARLKEKKEEQGAPASLPMFKPALEALQALSRASKTDDSRSNHSGSSHSNQESKREKKTDEKERDRREKQIQKKRKEYLVKELEGLLKQEGRGDLIPVMGFFCQRCEEFFGDLNSAERHVESHSRKDRNKDAKRHEDQHHTSSHRRDSPHSRAEKSTSTRAYQDQRERSPDRKRTKDERSPHSTDSKLKNEPEGKDSKDESKDKYKVKKEKTDDDDVESTKSEKKKKKKEKKMKKKEKKKKKDKKKAEAKDSP, from the exons ATGTACCGAGGTACATCGAACCCGGACTATCACCGGCCACCTGTACCCCCGTCAGGGTTCGGACACCCCGCAGCATCTTTTGGACCTCTGCCGTTCTGCCCTCCTTTTGGGGTTCCTCCGGGGCCTCGATACTGCGCTCCACCGCCGGGTCCTCCTCCGGGACGCCCGTACGGAGCAGGGAATGAAAACTACAACAGAGAATTTTACGAG ACCCGACCCTTCACTAGCCACACTGCTGACCAAAGTGGATCCACGCTGATCAGCTCTCTGGTCACACCTTCAAATCAGAATCAGCTTGGTCACTCGTCACAAAACTGGTCAACCCAAAGTCTAGATGAGCAAAACCAAGAAGTCAG aaaaaaggcagaagaGTTTCTCCGAATCCTGGAGGCAAGTGACCGGATAGAGCTGCCGGGAGATAAAAGTGACAATGTTACAGCAGACAAGCATCCAAGCCAAACGCGGAGTCGGAGCAGAGGGAGGAGCCGTCCACGCAGTCGCAGCAGGAGCCGTGGAAGGAGCAGTGGCCGCAGTCGAGCTCGGAGTCGAGGAAAGAGTCGGGCTCGCAGCAGAACACGCAGCCGTAGTCGCAGTCGAGGTAAAAGCCGCACAAGGGCCAAAAGTCGTGCAAGGAGTCGTAGCCGCAGTCGCAGTCACGGGAAGAGCGGAACAAGCAGTAAGAGTCAATCACGCCTGAGTCCCAGCCAGACAAAACAGTCCTCTAGAGGGACCACTGAAGGTAGTCACAGCTCGAGCAGCGCCAGCAGCGGAATGAGCCTTGGCGGTAGTGCCATGCCTGATCTGTTTCATGGACTAAGACAGATCTTACAGAACAAAGATCTAGACAAACACCTGCCTTTGGTCAAGAATGCCCTCCTTAGAAGCCAG AATACTGATGACACAAGAGGAATGTATCTGCCGAATCAGTCTGCAGTTCGAGGCTTTCAGAACCCAGAACTAAGGTCAGAGCCTGAAACCTCTGCTGAGCTCTCTTATGGTTCCCTGCTTCCTCACGAGAGAGCTGGAGGAGACAGCAGCAGCTATTCCAATATCTTATCCTGGAACACACCCAACCAGCAGCCTGAAACTAAGCCTGCGTTCCAGAGTGTTGAAGATGAAGAAAAATTCCTTTATGGAGAGGAAGAGGAGCGATCCAAACCTCAGGCTGTGACGGTTCCACTGGCCCAGACGAGATCTGTGAGGTCTCCGGTTCATCATCTCAGTAAAGAACACCAGACTCACTGTCTCCAGGAACCCAAAACACATGCCGTCCCTGCTAGCGTGCAGCCCGCTGCTTCTGGCACGACGAAAGTCACCCCAGAAGAATGCGAGAAGGTGAGAAACCTTCTGAGGACCATCGGCCTGAATCCAGGCATGGCTGACATCTGTAAAATGGCTGCCagactgaaggaaaaaaaggaGGAACAAGGAGCGCCTGCCTCGCTCCCGATGTTTAAACCAGCCCTGGAGGCGCTGCAAGCACTGTCCAGAG catccAAAACGGATGACAGTAGGAGTAATCACTCTGGAAGCAGCCATTCTAATCAAGAGTCCAAGCGTGAGAAG AAGACTGATGAGAAGGAGCGAGACAGAAGAGAGAAGCAGATTCAGAAGAAAAGGAAAGAGTACCTGGTGAAGGAACTGGAGGGTCTGCTGAAACAGGAAG GTAGGGGCGATTTGATCCCGGTGATGGGTTTCTTCTGCCAGCGCTGTGAGGAGTTCTTCGGCGATCTGAACAGCGCAGAGAGACATGTAGAAAGTCACAGCCGCAAGGACAGGAACAAG GATGCTAAGAGACATGAAGACCAGCATCACACATCATCTCACAGACGGGATAGCCCACACAGTAGGGCCGAGAAATCGACGTCCACACGGGCCTACCAGGACCAGAGGGAACGCAGTCCTGACAGGAAGCGCACCAAAGACGAAAGAAGCCCTCATTCTACGGATAGCAAACTCAAAAACGAGCCAGAGGGCAAAGACAGTAAGGATGAGAGTAAAGACAAATACAAagtgaaaaaggaaaaaacagatGACGACGATGTAGAATCAACAAAgagtgagaaaaagaaaaagaagaaagagaagaaaatgaaaaagaaagaaaagaagaagaaaaaggacAAGAAAAAAGCAGAGGCTAAAGATTCACCTTAG